The stretch of DNA TTGATTCTGTGGATGTCACTTGTGGTCTGAGTTTGGGAGAATATACAGCTCTTGCTTTTGCTGATGCTTTTAGGTATTCCCATTTGagccaaaattttatatatcttttgAGCGCATCTTTCTAGTTGATCATAAAATCGTgcattttttaaaatgtttgtGCATGTTAACATATGGTTCTTGAAAATGAAGCTTTGAGGATGGTCTCAAGCTTGTAAAGCTAAGAGGAGAAGCCATGCAGGTTAGCAGCTGATAGTACTATGACTAGAAATTCATATGTACATGCTTTAATGTAACCTTTAACAGATGGATCGAGCTTATTATAGCTTCTTTGCAGGATGCTGCAGATGCTGCTGGTAGTGCTATGGTTAGTGTGATTGGACTTGATTCAGAGAAGGTGCAGTTGTTATGTGATGCTGCCAATGAGGAAGTTGACGAGGAAAATAAAGTCCAGATAGCAAACTTCTTATGCCCTGTAACAATCCTGTCCATTACTTTCTCGGTTATCTAGCCTATTCACTACATCTGGACTAAATGTGTAATCTCTGCAGGGTAATTATGCGGTTTCTGGTGGGGTGAAAGGAATTGAAGCGGTTGAAGCAAAGGCAAAGTCATTCAAGGCTCGGATGACGGTTTGTGCTCTTTCAATACTTGTTACCTTTAGTCTTCTGAATATGATGTTCAAACAGCATACCATAACACTGAACTGTGCTTTCCTTATTCTATCCATGCATATGGATTCTGCAAGAAGTTCAAAAGACCTCCTATTGACTTATAAATTGAGATTAGGAAATTGCAACTCAACagtaggaagaagaaaaaaaaaagagaagaggaaatgAAGTTATTTTGGCCATAGATTTTGATCAGCTACTGGATGGTCTTTGAtcatgttttttctttttttctctcctacTCTTTTAAATTCCTTATGAACAAAAACACTGTAAGCTAAAATTATTGAACCATGGCCACACCATATATTTTGTCATCAGGTACGGCTTGCGGTGGCGGGTGCTTTCCACACAAGCTTTATGGAGCCAGCAGTCTCAAGATTGGAAGCTGCTTTGGCTTCAACTGAAATTAGAACTCCAAAAATACCCGTGATTTCTAATGTGGATGCGCAAGCTCACTCGGATCCTGATACAATCAAGAAGATTTTGGCTCGTCAGGTATGAGTTTTACACTTAAACACTGTCAATATTGTAGAATGGTCTATAATTACTCATTATAATGACTTTTGTTTGGCTGGGTTCCTTGTGCAATAGGTGACCTCTCCTGTACAGTGGGAATTGACGGTGAAGACACTCTTGGGTAAAGGTCTAAAGAAAAGCTATGAATTGGGACCTGGAAAGGTAAGACATCAGCTGATTAAATTCCCGatcgaatttatattttattggagCTGTGTGCTCATTACACTAGTTTAGACTGCCGATGAAAGAATAGATATACTTAACAAGCGCATCAGCAATTTATTGACATATATTTAGCAGCAAAATCTGGATTTTCATCTTATATCTCAAAATCTGTGCTTAGAgcatcttttcttttgtatctGCTATGGAATTCAGATAGCATGGTTATGAATAAGATGATGTTACAGGGATATAAGCAGTAATGTCCTGTACATCTCTTTTTCCGTTTTTCAATGTCCAATACGATATCCTGAATCTGTAATTTCATTTGTTAGAATGAGTAATGCCATTCTTCTGACAATGCAGGTTATAGCCGGAATACTGAAGAGGATGGATAAGGGTGCTGCGATTGAAAATATCGGAGCTTAAGCTTGCTATAAAAAAAGCCCATTCCACTTGCATATTTCTCCATTGATGCAAATTAGACCAAATCGACCTTTAGGGTATTCAATAGTTCGCAAGCGAGAGGGAATCTTTGACTCATGAGTTATGCGCAATAGAGCAAAGTCCGTACAAGATGGTTAAATTAGTCGGTCGCGATTTTATTGTTCTTCCTTTATGTATGTAATTGTTCTAATCACGATTCAGCTTAGAAAACTTGCCTTGTGCACTGCTGTGATATCTCCTGGCTTTTTCAGAAATTTTGTTGGATCATTTAATCTGAACATATGTTGTGTGTTATCTTTTTAGTCAACAATATGAGCTGTTGGATTCAATCTTTGTTTATAGTGAAAGCTTTCATGATCACTATTCTCTTTGACTATGCTTCTCTGCTTCTTTCAAAAAGTTGTTCGAGTAAAGCTGCATAAAGAAGCATTAATAGTGTTTTCGTTAAGGATTGCAAACAGCTTTTAGCTTGCTTTTAGCTGGAGAAAGTGAAAATTTGtgatcttattttattattatcaagTATTCGAAGAGCTACTTCAGGAGTCGGGGCTGTGAACCAAAACATCAACTCCATGTTATCACAAAATTCCTTACTGCGTTTATTTAAGACAGATGCTCCCAGGAAGTATTTATACGCAAAAGTACTTTGACCCCAAAAGTAACTCCATGATGGTAAACAAAACTTAGAAGCGCAcatcaaatatatttaaattttcacaTTTATTTTCTAACCTATGTTGAAAGTTTGAAGTGTACATTAAATTTAACGTCACCAAAAACTTTCTaagaaaataaatcaaaagttATAATCCGATTTAAACATATTCTaagacttattttatttttatcatagcGTGGGAGGTAAGTGATTTCGTAACAACAATACAAATAAGACCGTTAACGAGCCGAAAATGAGAGATCTGGGCTGGTTCATATTTATtcgtttagtaaatgagccgaGTCGACTAGTTAAAATATACTGAGAAATTCAACTCATGTTCAGCTTGTTTATTAATGGGCCGAATACGAATTGACTCGTGAACAATAAGTTGGATTATTAGCTCTACTACTggacaaaaaatgaaaaaaataaaaaaaattagaattttaactaataattaaaatatatgaaatataaatttctttatatttgaGTTGGCCTAAAATTCAAATGGTCGaaacttattttatatatatatatctactccctccccctctctctctatatatatatacaacaatcCAAAACATGTGGTTCAAAGTCGGGTTCGATATGATTCGACCCGCAAAGCCACTTTTTAAATGGGCCGGACCAATTTTTACTATGGCCGAGGCCCAGGACAAACCCTAGTGCCCCGTCTCGCCGACCCCTTTAAAACCCGTCCCTCTTTTTTTTGGAGGTGGCAGCGTGTGATCTACTTGTAGATTATTTCCTTGTTTTGTTTGATCACTAGTTGCATTTTTTTAGTTTGGTAACATGAGAAGTTCCACGAATTGAAGTGCTTAAGTGAGAAGCTCTGGAGCGAAGTAGAAAATTTGTAGTTTTTATAGATTTATATTGCTTTTGCTAGTTATTCAATTGAAAGCAGTGGCCTAGTTATCTAATTCTGCGTTTCATCTTGGTTGACCTACAACTAGAATTTGGTATCTGTGATAGAGAAAAGTTCAAGTGGAGATTAGTGGAATTGTTGATCTGTAAACTTTGCACATTGATATGTAGTGGAATGTGATCTGTTGACTATCTCCTTATTAGACATCAACGAGGCCGAAAATCTTGTTTTCATAGTGGTATTTTGTTGATATCTTTGTTGAGAATAAGTCAtagtttttgtttatttataactatatttCTTTGTTTCATCAACCCTTAACTAACTTACCTTTTCCTATGTATTTTTCCTTAAATATTTGTGTGTTATGAGGCCTGTCGTGTTTGGTACTTGATGTATGCACTATAATGTGATAATTGTAGGTCTTTTGCTGGCTATTGCAATTTTTACGCTTCACAGGCGAAATTGTTTTACATCACACTagatatattacaatatatttcaTAATGATACTAAAATCATCTCCTTTTAGAATCATCACCTTTCTTATGTTGCTGTttgcttttttactttagaAATTACTTGAATATGTTGTTACATGAAATTTCAAACCTTGTTACTGCTATTTTACCCTGATGAACTGCTCAGTGATATAAGCTATTCCTCAGAATGGTTATTCTTTTTACAGGAACAAGCTTCATACTGTCTGTTGTTTCCTTATTTGTTTACAAgagattttaattattttttgaatgcaGAGTTAACTGGTGAATCAGTCAGAATGTACACCGCAAGTAAGAAAATCCAGAAGGACAAGGGCCTCGAGCCAACAGAGTTTGAGGACACTGTTGCCCAGGTTTGTCTCTCATGTTTAGACTTTTGGTTCCATTTTTATAGTTGGCTTTTAGagtctaattatataaaataatataaatggcAGGCACTCTTTGATCTGGAGAATGGAAACCAGGAACTAAAGAGCGACCTAAAAGATCTTTACATAAATTCGGCAGTGTAAGTGATGCTCCCAAATGTATTTTTGATTAGGTTCTGCTACTCTGTATTCTGAGGGTCTTAACATAGTGGTTTGTTTACTTCTTTTTGGTTGCACACAGTCAAATGGACGTAGCTGGCAATAAGAAGGCTGTAGTTATTCATGTGCCATATAGACTTAGGAAGTCTTTTAGGAAGATTCATGTAAGGCTTGTCAGAGAATTGGAGAAGAAGTTCAGCGGGAAGGTGAGACTAGCTTCCATTCTCAACTTCTATTTTATGGCGCTGCAATTATGTAGAAATATTTAAGACTATACTATTCATGTATTGCATACTCTTTGTTGAATTCGTTCCGTTCCTATCCAGGAATTGTAGTTTTCCTGTTGAGTTTGTTAATGCTGCTCTTTTTGATGCGTTGAGCTTTGACATCTGCAAATGTTTTAAAGTTTTATCCTTTACTTTGATTCAAATGTGGAATATTGACCTGATAATCTGGTTAGAACAAATATGTAATTGTAAAAAATTGTGCATTGTTAATTGTTAAAAGTGTCAATACTAATCAGCAGATTTGGGGTGGACACAGCTCTTTTCTTACGATTAGGACAGACGAGTCTTTTCAGTGTTTAGGAGCATTTTATTTCGATTGGAACTAGAAAGAGAGTTGCTTAGCTTATAATGTGGAGGCTTTGCATATTTACATGCTAATTCTAACTTGCTAGT from Ananas comosus cultivar F153 linkage group 18, ASM154086v1, whole genome shotgun sequence encodes:
- the LOC109723908 gene encoding malonyl-CoA-acyl carrier protein transacylase, mitochondrial, which translates into the protein MSVSVGSEVSVSHDALFKDCKPTCAFLFPGQGAQTVGMGVEAQSVPAAAELYKKANDILGFDLLDVCTNGPKEKLDSTVISQPAIYVTSLAAVEVLRARDGGQEIIDSVDVTCGLSLGEYTALAFADAFSFEDGLKLVKLRGEAMQDAADAAGSAMVSVIGLDSEKVQLLCDAANEEVDEENKVQIANFLCPGNYAVSGGVKGIEAVEAKAKSFKARMTVRLAVAGAFHTSFMEPAVSRLEAALASTEIRTPKIPVISNVDAQAHSDPDTIKKILARQVTSPVQWELTVKTLLGKGLKKSYELGPGKVIAGILKRMDKGAAIENIGA